In Cervus elaphus chromosome 3, mCerEla1.1, whole genome shotgun sequence, the following proteins share a genomic window:
- the LOC122681475 gene encoding keratin, type II cuticular Hb1-like, giving the protein MTCGSGYGSGRTFSCTSACGPRPSRCCITAAPYRGISCYRGLTGGFSSRSVCGGFRAGSSSRSFGYRSGGPSPPCITSVSVNQSLLTPLNLEVDPNAQRIKHQEKEQIKSLNSKFAAFIDKVRFLEQQNKLLETKWQFYQNQRCCQSNLEPLFNGYIETLRREAERVEADRGRLASELHSLQEVLEGYKKKYEEEVTLRTTAENELVKIKQEVNCLYVRKGDLEANAHSLVEEVDFLKTLYEEELRVMQAHISDTSVIVKMDNSRYLNMDSIVAEIKAHYDEIASRSRAEAENWYRSKCEEIKATVIRHGETLRRTKEEINELNRLIQRLTAEIENAKSQNSKLEAAVTQAEQQGKAALNDAQGKLAGLEEALKKAKQDMACLLKEYQEVMSSKLGLDIEIATYRRLLEGEEQRLCEGINAVNVSVSSSRGGVVCGDLSVTRTSGIRSSGVGACGSSCKKC; this is encoded by the exons ATGACCTGTGGATCAG GGTACGGTTCTGGTCGCACCTTCAGCTGCACCTCGGCCTGCGGGCCCAGGCCCAGCCGCTGCTGCATCACGGCTGCTCCTTACCGCGGCATCTCCTGCTACCGCGGTCTCACTGGGGGCTTCAGCAGTCGCAGTGTCTGTGGGGGCTTCCGTGCTGGTTCCAGCAGCCGCAGCTTCGGGTATCGCTCTGGTGGCCCCAGCCCTCCCTGCATCACCTCTGTGTCAGTCAACCAGAGCCTCCTCACGCCCCTCAACCTGGAGGTCGACCCCAATGCACAGCGCATAAAGCACCAGGAGAAGGAGCAGATCAAGAGCCTCAACAGCAAGTTTGCTGCCTTCATTGACAAG GTGCGCTTCCTGGAGCAGCAGAACAAGCTGCTGGAGACCAAGTGGCAGTTCTACCAGAACCAGCGCTGCTgccagagcaacctggagccccTGTTCAACGGCTACATCGAGACTCTGAGGCGGGAGGCTGAGCGCGTGGAGGCTGACCGCGGGAGGCTGGCCTCCGAGCTCCACAGCCTGCAGGAGGTGCTGGAGGGCTACAAGAAGAA GTATGAAGAGGAGGTCACCCTGAGGACCACGGCAGAGAATGAGCTTGTCAAAATCAAGCAG GAGGTTAACTGTCTCTATGTGCGCAAAGGAGATCTGGAGGCCAATGCACACAGTCTGGTAGAGGAGGTGGACTTCCTGAAGACCCTGTATGAAGAG GAGTTGAGAGTCATGCAAGCCCACATCTCAGACACCTCAGTTATTGTCAAGATGGATAATAGCCGGTACTTAAACATGGACAGCATTGTCGCCGAGATCAAGGCTCACTATGATGAAATCGCCAGCCGCAGTCGGGCTGAGGCTGAGAACTGGTACCGCAGCAAG TGTGAGGAGATCAAGGCCACGGTGATCCGACATGGGGAGACCCTGCGCCGCACCAAGGAGGAGATCAATGAGCTCAACCGCCTGATCCAGAGGCTGACAGCTGAGATTGAAAATGCTAAGTCCCAG AACTCCAAGCTGGAGGCTGCAGTGACCCAGGCGGAGCAGCAGGGCAAGGCGGCCCTTAATGATGCCCAGGGCAAGCTGGCGGGGCTGGAGGAAGCCTTGAAGAAGGCCAAGCAGGACATGGCCTGCCTGCTTAAGGAGTACCAGGAGGTAATGAGCTCCAAGCTGGGCTTGGACATCGAGATTGCCACATACAGACGCCTGCTGGAGGGAGAGGAACAGAG GCTGTGTGAAGGCATCAACGCTGTGAATGTCA GTGTGAGCAGCTCCCGGGGTGGAGTTGTATGTGGTGACCTCTCAGTCACCCGTACCAGTGGCATCAGGTCCTCTGGGGTGGGAGCCTGTGGCAGCAGCTGTAAGAAGTGTTGA